A stretch of Canis lupus baileyi chromosome 7, mCanLup2.hap1, whole genome shotgun sequence DNA encodes these proteins:
- the CENPQ gene encoding centromere protein Q isoform X1, which yields MVWARIAVTLTRWRVEEASLIKMSSKASASKKRSQQLKRNPKRKIDDEDVELPKKKVRNTAKNKNPKHLPSKVTGQTEHTNLKQIKIASNKRKTWQLLSESIREHLQIMMDSVIIAILSNKIRKNDQVQYHLNYLKKRLLQLCETLKVPPKKLKNLTNVSSLLKMERAQHRANEEGLALLQEEIDKIVQTILSMTGNIESLKNRIQVLKSEVEEEEEKVKKMFQIGSSGVLSLPELSQKSLKAPILQREILTLIPNHNALLRDLDVLHNSSQMKNMLTFIEEAYKRLDAS from the exons ATGGTTTGGGCGCGAATTGCTGTGACGTTGACTCGCTGGAGGGTTGAAGAGGCTTCTTTG ATCAAGATGTCTAGCAAAGCAAGTGCTTCCAAGAAAAGATctcaacaattaaaaagaaaccctaaaagaaaaattgatgatGAAGATGTGGAGTTGCCAaagaaaaag GTTAGAAacactgcaaaaaataaaaatccaaagcatctgccttccaaag TAACAGGACAAACAGAACATACTAATCTAAAACAGATTAAGATAGCATCCAACAAGAGGAAAACCTGGCAACTTCTTTCAGAGAGTATCAGAGAGCATTTGCAAATTATGATGGACTCAGTTATAAT agcAATTTTGAGTAACAAGATTAGAAAAAATGATCAAGTTCAGTATCATCTTAACTACCTGAAGAAAAG ATTGCTACAACTGTGTGAAACCCTTAAAGTCCCTCCCAAAAAGCTGAAAAATTTAACTAACGTGTCAAGTCTACTGAAAATGGAAAGGGCACAGCACAGAGCTAACGAAGAAGGTCTGGCATTATTACAG gaagaaatagataaaatagtcCAGACCATATTGTCAATGACTGGGAATATTGAGAGCTTAAAGAACAGAATTCAAGTTCTGAAAAGTGaggtggaagaagaggaggagaaagtaAAAAAG aTGTTTCAAATAGGTAGTAGTGGGGTACTCTctcttccagaactttctcagaAGAGTCTCAAAGCTCCCATACTTCAG AGAGAAATTTTGACATTAATTCCAAACCATAACGCTCTTCTGAGGGACTTGGATGTTCTCCATAATTCATCCCAGATGAAGAATATGTTAACTTTCATTGAAGAAGCATATAAGAGACTGGATGCctcttaa
- the CENPQ gene encoding centromere protein Q isoform X3 — MSSKASASKKRSQQLKRNPKRKIDDEDVELPKKKVRNTAKNKNPKHLPSKVTGQTEHTNLKQIKIASNKRKTWQLLSESIREHLQIMMDSVIIAILSNKIRKNDQVQYHLNYLKKRLLQLCETLKVPPKKLKNLTNVSSLLKMERAQHRANEEGLALLQEEIDKIVQTILSMTGNIESLKNRIQVLKSEVEEEEEKVKKMFQIGSSGVLSLPELSQKSLKAPILQREILTLIPNHNALLRDLDVLHNSSQMKNMLTFIEEAYKRLDAS; from the exons ATGTCTAGCAAAGCAAGTGCTTCCAAGAAAAGATctcaacaattaaaaagaaaccctaaaagaaaaattgatgatGAAGATGTGGAGTTGCCAaagaaaaag GTTAGAAacactgcaaaaaataaaaatccaaagcatctgccttccaaag TAACAGGACAAACAGAACATACTAATCTAAAACAGATTAAGATAGCATCCAACAAGAGGAAAACCTGGCAACTTCTTTCAGAGAGTATCAGAGAGCATTTGCAAATTATGATGGACTCAGTTATAAT agcAATTTTGAGTAACAAGATTAGAAAAAATGATCAAGTTCAGTATCATCTTAACTACCTGAAGAAAAG ATTGCTACAACTGTGTGAAACCCTTAAAGTCCCTCCCAAAAAGCTGAAAAATTTAACTAACGTGTCAAGTCTACTGAAAATGGAAAGGGCACAGCACAGAGCTAACGAAGAAGGTCTGGCATTATTACAG gaagaaatagataaaatagtcCAGACCATATTGTCAATGACTGGGAATATTGAGAGCTTAAAGAACAGAATTCAAGTTCTGAAAAGTGaggtggaagaagaggaggagaaagtaAAAAAG aTGTTTCAAATAGGTAGTAGTGGGGTACTCTctcttccagaactttctcagaAGAGTCTCAAAGCTCCCATACTTCAG AGAGAAATTTTGACATTAATTCCAAACCATAACGCTCTTCTGAGGGACTTGGATGTTCTCCATAATTCATCCCAGATGAAGAATATGTTAACTTTCATTGAAGAAGCATATAAGAGACTGGATGCctcttaa
- the CENPQ gene encoding centromere protein Q isoform X4, producing MSSKASASKKRSQQLKRNPKRKIDDEDVELPKKKVRNTAKNKNPKHLPSKGQTEHTNLKQIKIASNKRKTWQLLSESIREHLQIMMDSVIIAILSNKIRKNDQVQYHLNYLKKRLLQLCETLKVPPKKLKNLTNVSSLLKMERAQHRANEEGLALLQEEIDKIVQTILSMTGNIESLKNRIQVLKSEVEEEEEKVKKMFQIGSSGVLSLPELSQKSLKAPILQREILTLIPNHNALLRDLDVLHNSSQMKNMLTFIEEAYKRLDAS from the exons ATGTCTAGCAAAGCAAGTGCTTCCAAGAAAAGATctcaacaattaaaaagaaaccctaaaagaaaaattgatgatGAAGATGTGGAGTTGCCAaagaaaaag GTTAGAAacactgcaaaaaataaaaatccaaagcatctgccttccaaag GACAAACAGAACATACTAATCTAAAACAGATTAAGATAGCATCCAACAAGAGGAAAACCTGGCAACTTCTTTCAGAGAGTATCAGAGAGCATTTGCAAATTATGATGGACTCAGTTATAAT agcAATTTTGAGTAACAAGATTAGAAAAAATGATCAAGTTCAGTATCATCTTAACTACCTGAAGAAAAG ATTGCTACAACTGTGTGAAACCCTTAAAGTCCCTCCCAAAAAGCTGAAAAATTTAACTAACGTGTCAAGTCTACTGAAAATGGAAAGGGCACAGCACAGAGCTAACGAAGAAGGTCTGGCATTATTACAG gaagaaatagataaaatagtcCAGACCATATTGTCAATGACTGGGAATATTGAGAGCTTAAAGAACAGAATTCAAGTTCTGAAAAGTGaggtggaagaagaggaggagaaagtaAAAAAG aTGTTTCAAATAGGTAGTAGTGGGGTACTCTctcttccagaactttctcagaAGAGTCTCAAAGCTCCCATACTTCAG AGAGAAATTTTGACATTAATTCCAAACCATAACGCTCTTCTGAGGGACTTGGATGTTCTCCATAATTCATCCCAGATGAAGAATATGTTAACTTTCATTGAAGAAGCATATAAGAGACTGGATGCctcttaa
- the CENPQ gene encoding centromere protein Q isoform X2, with product MVWARIAVTLTRWRVEEASLIKMSSKASASKKRSQQLKRNPKRKIDDEDVELPKKKVRNTAKNKNPKHLPSKGQTEHTNLKQIKIASNKRKTWQLLSESIREHLQIMMDSVIIAILSNKIRKNDQVQYHLNYLKKRLLQLCETLKVPPKKLKNLTNVSSLLKMERAQHRANEEGLALLQEEIDKIVQTILSMTGNIESLKNRIQVLKSEVEEEEEKVKKMFQIGSSGVLSLPELSQKSLKAPILQREILTLIPNHNALLRDLDVLHNSSQMKNMLTFIEEAYKRLDAS from the exons ATGGTTTGGGCGCGAATTGCTGTGACGTTGACTCGCTGGAGGGTTGAAGAGGCTTCTTTG ATCAAGATGTCTAGCAAAGCAAGTGCTTCCAAGAAAAGATctcaacaattaaaaagaaaccctaaaagaaaaattgatgatGAAGATGTGGAGTTGCCAaagaaaaag GTTAGAAacactgcaaaaaataaaaatccaaagcatctgccttccaaag GACAAACAGAACATACTAATCTAAAACAGATTAAGATAGCATCCAACAAGAGGAAAACCTGGCAACTTCTTTCAGAGAGTATCAGAGAGCATTTGCAAATTATGATGGACTCAGTTATAAT agcAATTTTGAGTAACAAGATTAGAAAAAATGATCAAGTTCAGTATCATCTTAACTACCTGAAGAAAAG ATTGCTACAACTGTGTGAAACCCTTAAAGTCCCTCCCAAAAAGCTGAAAAATTTAACTAACGTGTCAAGTCTACTGAAAATGGAAAGGGCACAGCACAGAGCTAACGAAGAAGGTCTGGCATTATTACAG gaagaaatagataaaatagtcCAGACCATATTGTCAATGACTGGGAATATTGAGAGCTTAAAGAACAGAATTCAAGTTCTGAAAAGTGaggtggaagaagaggaggagaaagtaAAAAAG aTGTTTCAAATAGGTAGTAGTGGGGTACTCTctcttccagaactttctcagaAGAGTCTCAAAGCTCCCATACTTCAG AGAGAAATTTTGACATTAATTCCAAACCATAACGCTCTTCTGAGGGACTTGGATGTTCTCCATAATTCATCCCAGATGAAGAATATGTTAACTTTCATTGAAGAAGCATATAAGAGACTGGATGCctcttaa
- the CENPQ gene encoding centromere protein Q isoform X5 — MVWARIAVTLTRWRVEEASLIKMSSKASASKKRSQQLKRNPKRKIDDEDVELPKKKVRNTAKNKNPKHLPSKVTGQTEHTNLKQIKIASNKRKTWQLLSESIREHLQIMMDSVIIAILSNKIRKNDQVQYHLNYLKKRLLQLCETLKVPPKKLKNLTNVSSLLKMERAQHRANEEGLALLQEEIDKIVQTILSMTGNIESLKNRIQVLKSEVEEEEEKVKKMFQIGSSGVLSLPELSQKSLKAPILQD; from the exons ATGGTTTGGGCGCGAATTGCTGTGACGTTGACTCGCTGGAGGGTTGAAGAGGCTTCTTTG ATCAAGATGTCTAGCAAAGCAAGTGCTTCCAAGAAAAGATctcaacaattaaaaagaaaccctaaaagaaaaattgatgatGAAGATGTGGAGTTGCCAaagaaaaag GTTAGAAacactgcaaaaaataaaaatccaaagcatctgccttccaaag TAACAGGACAAACAGAACATACTAATCTAAAACAGATTAAGATAGCATCCAACAAGAGGAAAACCTGGCAACTTCTTTCAGAGAGTATCAGAGAGCATTTGCAAATTATGATGGACTCAGTTATAAT agcAATTTTGAGTAACAAGATTAGAAAAAATGATCAAGTTCAGTATCATCTTAACTACCTGAAGAAAAG ATTGCTACAACTGTGTGAAACCCTTAAAGTCCCTCCCAAAAAGCTGAAAAATTTAACTAACGTGTCAAGTCTACTGAAAATGGAAAGGGCACAGCACAGAGCTAACGAAGAAGGTCTGGCATTATTACAG gaagaaatagataaaatagtcCAGACCATATTGTCAATGACTGGGAATATTGAGAGCTTAAAGAACAGAATTCAAGTTCTGAAAAGTGaggtggaagaagaggaggagaaagtaAAAAAG aTGTTTCAAATAGGTAGTAGTGGGGTACTCTctcttccagaactttctcagaAGAGTCTCAAAGCTCCCATACTTCAG